AAGGAGAATAAAATGGCACTGACAGCTGAATCGACGATTGCTGTACTTTTGGCTAATGAGCAAGCCAAGGCGATCCTTGAGAAACATCTTCCCGGCATGACCAGCGATCCGAGGCTGAAGATGGCCATGGGAATGACTCTCAAACAGATCATGCCTCTTTCCCAAGGAAAGATCACTCTCAGCAAAATCGAGGCGGTCGCGGCAGATCTGGCAGCGCTTTAGCTGAGGTGAACGGCATTTTGCATTGGGGCGCCTCCTTCGGGGGGTGCCCTTCACATTTGTGATCATGGCAATGGGGAGCAAGAAACAAGGGGGGAGAGGGGTGTCAGATTTCAGTTCGTATGATGTCATCATCATTGGTGCCGGGCCCGGGGGCTACGTGGCGGGCATAAGAGCCGCTCAACTGGGCCTCAAGGTCTGTATCATCGAAAAGGATAAACCCGGGGGGATTTGCCTGAATTGGGGATGCATCCCATCGAAGAGCTTGATCCACCAGGCGCGCCTGTATAATGACAGGCATGAACTGGAGCGGATGGGGCTCGCCATCGATACTCGGAGCTTCGACTATGGCCGGGTGCAAAAGAAATCCCGCGAGGCAACCCAACACTTGAATGCGGGGGTCGAGTATCTGCTCAAAAAGAATAAAGTGGATTTGATTCAAGGAACAGCCAGAATTGCGAGCCGCAACAAAGTTGTGATCCAGGGCAGCGACAGGACGATAGAAGGCCGCAACATCATCATTGCCACCGGATCGCGTCCGGCCGAGATCCCCGGTTTTGAGTTCGATGAAAAACAGGTGTTGTCATCCACCGGCATCCTTTCTATGATGAAGCTTCCTCAGAGCCTGATTATCCTCGGAGCCGGGGCCATCGGCTGCGAGTTCGCCTATGTCATGAGCTCGTTCGGCGTGAAAGTGACGCTCGTGGAGATGGCGCCTCATGTACTCCCCTTCGAAGACGCCGAAGTGGCTGGAGCTCTCGAGAATTCTTTCAAACAATCCGGAATCCGGGTGTTGACCGCCACGCATGCCGTTTCGCTGGAAAAAACGGATACAAAGGTCGTGGTCAGCCTGGTGGGTGATGATGGAAAGCAACAGAAAGCAGAAGCTGAAAAAGCTTTGTGTGTTTTCGGCAGGAAGCCGAATACAGACGATATCGGCCTGGAGAGCATCGGATTGAAAACCGAGAAAGGCTACATCCCGGTCGGGGATTATTATGAGACATCCGTTAAAGGCGTTTTTGCCATTGGCGATGTGGTGGCTACGCCGCTGCTCGCCCATGTGGCATCCAAAGAAGGGGAGATCGCCGTTGAGCACATTGCCGGACGAAAGCCAAGACCGCGAGTTGACGTCAATGCGATCCCCTCTGCGATCTACTGCGCCCCCCAGGTAGCAAGTTTCGGCCTTCGGGAATCGCAGCTCCAGGAGAAAGGGGTAGCTTACAAGAAGGCTCTCTTCCCCTACAGAGCTGTGGGAAAAGCCGTTGCCATCGACCATGCAGAAGGAATGGCCAAGCTGCTCTATGATCCGGAGACTCAAGAGATATTGGGCTGCCACATCATCGGTCATGATGCCACTGAATTGATACATGAGGTTCTGCTGGCAAAATCATCCGAGCTGCTGCCTGAAGATGTCGCCGGCATGGTCCATGCCCATCCAACTATATCCGAAGTTGTGATGGAAATGGCGAAGGCTGTGAATGGAGAGGCAATTCACTTATAGGACAGTGACAAGTGACGAGTGACAAGTCCCCATTGTGGCAGGGTCTCCCGACCCTGTCACCGGATCGACCGCAGGTCTCAAATGCCAGAGGAGACCTTCGGTCGGACCAATGGCGCGGTCGGGAGACCGCGTCATAACCATTGTTGGAGACCACACCTTATCCGTGGTGTTCTCTGTTCACTCTTCCGGCTGTTCACTTTTCACTGGAGTAGGGATTTGACAGAGCTCGATATCATAGATTTAGGGCTGATAGAGTACTCGGAAGCTCTTTCACTTCAGAAGGACCTGGTCAGGGAACGTATGAATGGCGGCCCAAGGGACCGCCTGTTGCTGTTGGAACATCCTCCGGTGATCACCATAGGCCGAAGCGGCAACGAGCATGATCTGAAATTACAGGAAGAAATGCTCGTGAAGAGGGGGGTTGCGGTCCATGCAAGTGACAGGGGAGGCAAGGCAACGTTCCATGGTCCCGGCCAGCTGGTAGCCTATCCTATCATGAAGTTGGAGAACAAGGACGCTCATTGGTATGTTGAGAAGCTCCTGGAAGTTGTTGCGAGCCTTCTTAAGGAGTATGGCTTACAGCCCGGGTTGAAGGATGGGGCTCCGGGCATATGGATCCAAGATAGAAAGATTGCCAGCATAGGAGTTTCCATCAAGAAATGGGTAACGTCACACGGCATTGCCCTGAACGTCAATACGCAGCTGAACGGCTTCGAATTCATTGTTCCCTGCGGAATGCCCGGACAAGAGATCACTTCAATGGAAAAGGAGCTGGGGGCTCCGCAGGATTTCATTAGGGTCAAGGATCGATTTATCCAGCATTTCAAAAGAGTCTTTGGTTATGAGGAGTTTCAGGCCCGCACCCGTCCGAAATGGCTGACAATGCTGCCGCCGAAGCAGGAGCACATGGAGAAGATGCAAGCCTTTATTCAAAAGATGCATCTGGGCACGGTTTGCCAAAGCGCCCATTGCCCCAATATGGGAGAATGTTTCAGCAAAGGCACGGCTACTTTTATGATTTTGGGCAGGTATTGCACCCGCAAGTGTCGGTTTTGCGCAGTGGAGAAGGGCACCCCTCTTCCTTCGGACCCACAGGAGCCCGGGCGCGTGGCCAAAGCGGTGCAAGAGCTCGGCCTGCACTATGCCGTGATTACATCCGTCACCCGAGATGATCTGCAAGACGGCGGTGCGGATCAATTCGTTCAAACGATCAGGGAAATTAGGTCATTGTCTTCGGATACGAGGATCGAAATCCTGGTGCCGGATTTTCAGGGCAGGCCGGAAGCCATCGAAAGAGTGTGCTCCGCCGGGCCGGACATGTTCAACCACAATTTGGAAACCATAGCTCGCCTCTATCCACTTGTACGGCCACAAGCGAGGTACAACCGATCCCTCGATGTTCTGTCATATGCCGCAAGGTATGGCCTGCCGGTAAAGTCCGGACTGATGCTCGGCCTCGGTGAGTCCAACGATGAAGTGATGAGAACTCTCGATGATCTCCGCGAGGCTGGCTGTGAGTACCTGACCCTGGGGCAGTATCTCGCTCCTTCCAGAACCCATGTCCCCATCTCGAGGTACGTATCCCCGGAGGAATTCGAAGAATGGAGCAGTACAGCCAGGACAATGGGGTTCAAAGGAGTGGCTTCCGGACCGTTGGTCAGAAGCTCTTATAGGGCAGAACATTTCTTTTTATTCGCAGAGCTGGAAAAGGATCGAGTTCAAACCGCTGTGATCTAATTGTCTACTCAGAAGATTCTTAACATGCGGAACATTCATCTCTTGCCGGCTTGATCCGCCTCGGGTCTACGACGATCACCTTCCCGGCTCTTTTCAATGCTCTTTCGATCATGCCGCCGCACATGCCGTCCGCCGATCCGGAATGGGTGATGTTGCAGCCCCAGACCACCATGCACTCCGGGTCCTTTCCACCAAATCCGTAAACTTCGGTGACCGGCAGCTGCCCCATGGTGATTTTGCTCGCCGCCACCCTGGGCAGATAACATACATGGCCGACAGACACGAAGTTGGGGGTCCCA
This region of Desulforhabdus amnigena genomic DNA includes:
- the lpdA gene encoding dihydrolipoyl dehydrogenase, with amino-acid sequence MSDFSSYDVIIIGAGPGGYVAGIRAAQLGLKVCIIEKDKPGGICLNWGCIPSKSLIHQARLYNDRHELERMGLAIDTRSFDYGRVQKKSREATQHLNAGVEYLLKKNKVDLIQGTARIASRNKVVIQGSDRTIEGRNIIIATGSRPAEIPGFEFDEKQVLSSTGILSMMKLPQSLIILGAGAIGCEFAYVMSSFGVKVTLVEMAPHVLPFEDAEVAGALENSFKQSGIRVLTATHAVSLEKTDTKVVVSLVGDDGKQQKAEAEKALCVFGRKPNTDDIGLESIGLKTEKGYIPVGDYYETSVKGVFAIGDVVATPLLAHVASKEGEIAVEHIAGRKPRPRVDVNAIPSAIYCAPQVASFGLRESQLQEKGVAYKKALFPYRAVGKAVAIDHAEGMAKLLYDPETQEILGCHIIGHDATELIHEVLLAKSSELLPEDVAGMVHAHPTISEVVMEMAKAVNGEAIHL
- the lipA gene encoding lipoyl synthase, which encodes MTELDIIDLGLIEYSEALSLQKDLVRERMNGGPRDRLLLLEHPPVITIGRSGNEHDLKLQEEMLVKRGVAVHASDRGGKATFHGPGQLVAYPIMKLENKDAHWYVEKLLEVVASLLKEYGLQPGLKDGAPGIWIQDRKIASIGVSIKKWVTSHGIALNVNTQLNGFEFIVPCGMPGQEITSMEKELGAPQDFIRVKDRFIQHFKRVFGYEEFQARTRPKWLTMLPPKQEHMEKMQAFIQKMHLGTVCQSAHCPNMGECFSKGTATFMILGRYCTRKCRFCAVEKGTPLPSDPQEPGRVAKAVQELGLHYAVITSVTRDDLQDGGADQFVQTIREIRSLSSDTRIEILVPDFQGRPEAIERVCSAGPDMFNHNLETIARLYPLVRPQARYNRSLDVLSYAARYGLPVKSGLMLGLGESNDEVMRTLDDLREAGCEYLTLGQYLAPSRTHVPISRYVSPEEFEEWSSTARTMGFKGVASGPLVRSSYRAEHFFLFAELEKDRVQTAVI